The uncultured Mailhella sp. genome segment GAATATCTTTCTGCGCAGAAGCAGCTTCAGTTCTACCGCGAGGCCATCGAGTACAACAAGACTACCCGCGACGCCTATGAAGAACAGTTCGTCATGGGCGAGCGCAGTCTGCTCGACGTGCTGGACGCTGAAAACGAACTGTTCAACTCGTCCACGCAGGCGGCTACGGCGCTCGGCAACACGCTGATTGCCGCATACCGCATGAAGGCCCTTGCCGGGGATCTTCTGCCCGGATTCAACATCAGCACGGAAATGCTCAAGGTGACCCCGCACGATCATGAACCGCTCGATCACCTGATGCTGCCGAAGTAGCGCACAGGGCCGGGCCGGAGAGCTCCCGTTCTCCGGTCCGGCGTCGATGGTTTGAGGTTGCCGAAGTTTGTTTCTGCAGTAATGGATGAAGCCGGAGTTCTTGATAGTCCATGGGTATGAGAGCCCATATTGCATGCGTCTGTCATGCGCTTGCCCAGGCGCCTTGCGCGGTCGTTCTGGCGCTTGCCGTCCTTCTGGTCGCGACGCCTGCCCAGGCCAGACCTCGCCTTTTCGGAACCGTCGAGTTCCAGATGGACTTGAAAAAGCAGCAGAACTGGCTTTCCGCCATGGAACGGAACAGGAAAAAGCCGATCTTTTTCGACGAGAAAAGATTTAATTCGTCCACGCTCTGGAAGGATCTGAAGAGCAGGGCGGCGGGCAGGCCTGTTCGGGAACAGCTCAACATCGTGAACCGGTTCTGGAACCTGTGGCCGTACCGCACCGACAAGGAAGTGTACGGCAAGGCGGATTACTGGGCGGCGCCGTATGAGTTCCTTGCCAGGTCCGGCGACTGCGAGGACTACTGCATAATCAAGTACTATACGCTGAAGGAACTGGGCGTTTCCGTGGAAAACATGCGCATTGTGGTGGTGCGGGAAACCATACGCAACATCGGTCATGCGATTCTGGCCGTGTACGACGGAGATGATGTCTATATCCTGGACAACCTCTCCGAAGCCGTGCGTCCCATGGAGAGAGTGCGAAACTATGTGCCGCAGTTT includes the following:
- a CDS encoding transglutaminase-like cysteine peptidase is translated as MDLKKQQNWLSAMERNRKKPIFFDEKRFNSSTLWKDLKSRAAGRPVREQLNIVNRFWNLWPYRTDKEVYGKADYWAAPYEFLARSGDCEDYCIIKYYTLKELGVSVENMRIVVVRETIRNIGHAILAVYDGDDVYILDNLSEAVRPMERVRNYVPQFSVNEKHRWVHVKARR